The Tursiops truncatus isolate mTurTru1 chromosome 6, mTurTru1.mat.Y, whole genome shotgun sequence genome includes a window with the following:
- the S1PR3 gene encoding sphingosine 1-phosphate receptor 3, translated as MATVLTLHPRPYTSNETLHKHYSYVGKLKDRLKDAPEGSTLTTIVFLIICSFIVLENLMVLIAIWKNNKFHNRMYFFIGNLALCDLLAGIAYKVNILMSGKRTLSLSLTVWFLREGSMFVALGASTCSLLAIAIERHLTMIKMRPYDANKKHRVFLLIGMCWLIAFSLGALPILGWNCLHNLPDCSTILPLYSKKYIAFCVSIFTAILVTIVILYTRIYFLVKSSSRRVASPHNSERSMALLRTVVIVVSVFIACWSPLFILFLVDVACKVKECAILFKAQWFIVLAVLNSAMNPVIYTLASKEMRRAFFRLVCTCLVRGQGALSSPIQPALDPSRSKSSGSNNSSPSPKSKEDLPQTAASPCITDRNKTLQNGILCK; from the coding sequence ATGGCGACGGTTCTCACGCTGCACCCCAGACCCTACACCTCCAACGAGACCCTGCACAAACATTACAGCTATGTAGGCAAGCTGAAGGACAGGCTGAAGGACGCCCCCGAGGGTAGCACGCTCACCACCATTGTTTTCTTGATCATCTGCAGCTTCATTGTCTTGGAGAACCTGATGGTTTTGATCGCCATctggaaaaacaataaatttcacAACCGCATGTACTTTTTCATTGGCAACCTGGCTCTCTGCGACCTGCTGGCCGGCATAGCCTACAAGGTCAACATTCTGATGTCAGGCAAGAGGACTCTGAGCCTGTCTCTGACGGTCTGGTTCCTACGGGAAGGCAGCATGTTCGTGGCCCTCGGGGCGTCCACCTGTAGCCTACTGGCCATTGCTATCGAGCGGCACTTGACCATGATCAAAATGAGACCTTACGATGCCAACAAGAAGCACCGCGTCTTTCTCCTGATCGGGATGTGCTGGCTGATCGCGTTCTCGCTGGGCGCCTTACCCATCCTGGGCTGGAACTGCCTGCACAACCTCCCTGACTGCTCCACCATCCTGCCCCTCTACTCCAAGAAGTACATCGCGTTCTGCGTCAGCATCTTCACGGCCATCCTGGTGACCATCGTGATCCTGTACACACGCATCTACTTCCTGGTGAAGTCCAGCAGCCGCAGGGTGGCCAGCCCTCACAACTCAGAGCGGTCCATGGCCCTGCTGCGGACCGTGGTGATCGTGGTGAGCGTATTCATCGCCTGCTGGTCCCCACTCTTCATCCTCTTCCTCGTGGATGTGGCCTGCAAGGTGAAGGAGTGTGCCATCCTGTTCAAGGCCCAGTGGTTCATTGTGCTGGCCGTGCTCAACTCCGCCATGAACCCGGTCATCTACACGCTGGCCAGCAAGGAGATGCGGCGGGCCTTCTTCCGGCTGGTCTGCACCTGCCTGGTCAGGGGCCAGGGTGCCCTCTCCTCACCCATCCAGCCTGCTCTCGACCCAAGCAGAAGCAAATCCAGCGGCAGCAACAACAGCAGCCCCTCCCCAAAGAGCAAGGAAGACCTCCCCCAAACAGCTGCCTCGCCCTGCATAACAGACAGAAACAAAACCCTGCAGAATGGGATCCTCTGCAAGTGA